In Ostrea edulis chromosome 4, xbOstEdul1.1, whole genome shotgun sequence, a single window of DNA contains:
- the LOC130053841 gene encoding uncharacterized protein LOC130053841, translating to MVSVTARLQRLSNDIKGTHPPTVEERQRTELTLVKLIQNSAFLDAVSAMRSSESLPSSNPIHPLDPVLQDGVLRVGGRLRNANISSAQKHPIILPKCNHFTRLILQHAYTLVHHQGRGITHNKLRSLGYWIIGGSKAVTDFIRQCVLCRKLRRPTEIQKMADLPKDRVEPTPPFTYCGMDCFGPFLLKNGLREAKRYGLLFTCLCSRAIHIEMLDDMSTDSFINGLRCFTAIRGAVRHICSDQGSNFIGARNEFERELDKGKVVTFLAERQCDFVLNAPSSSHTGRVWKRQIRTVRNILDSVLSLAPGRLDDASLRTLFYEVMSIVNCRSLSVSEIDNPDSLEPLTPNHILTGKITSPSHPPPPTTTPPPPGEFVKEDLYLRKRWRRVQYLLEQFWSRWKREYLAQTTLRQKWHGIRRNIQEDDIVLVKDVDLPRNQWPLGRVIEANPDEDGLVRRVKVKTQSSVLERTIHKLVLLIEK from the coding sequence ATGGTTTCTGTTACTGCCAGACTGCAGAGGCTATCTAATGACATCAAGGGAACCCATCCACCAACAGTGGAAGAACGACAAAGGACAGAATTAACATTGGTGAAACTGATTCAAAACAGTGCATTTCTTGATGCTGTTAGTGCAATGAGGTCATCAGAATCACTACCAAGCAGTAACCCTATTCACCCTTTAGACCCAGTTCTACAAGATGGAGTCCTCAGGGTTGGAGGAAGATTGAGGAATGCAAATATCTCATCAGCACAGAAGCATCCTATCATCTTGCCAAAATGCAATCATTTTACAAGACTCATACTTCAACACGCATATACACTAGTGCATCATCAAGGCAGAGGAATCACTCATAATAAGTTGCGTTCTTTAGGATATTGGATTATTGGAGGAAGCAAAGCAGTGACAGATTTCATACGTCAGTGTGTCTTATGCAGAAAATTAAGAAGACCCACAGAAATTCAGAAAATGGCAGATTTACCTAAGGACCGTGTGGAACCAACACCGCCATTCACTTACTGTGGTATGGACTGTTTTGGGCCGTTTCTGCTGAAAAATGGACTCAGGGAAGCAAAGAGGTATGGCCTACTCTTTACTTGCTTGTGTTCGAGAGCCATACACATAGAAATGTTGGATGATATGAGTACAGATTCGTTTATAAATGGACTGCGTTGCTTCACAGCCATTCGGGGAGCAGTTAGACATATTTGCTCTGATCAGGGATCTAATTTCATTGGTGCTAGGAACGAATTTGAAAGAGAACTTGACAAAGGGAAAGTTGTAACCTTTCTAGCTGAACGACAGTGCGACTTTGTATTGAATGCCCCTAGCTCTAGTCATACTGGTAGAGTTTGGAAAAGACAGATCAGAACTGTGCGGAATATACTCGACTCTGTATTGTCACTCGCACCAGGAAGACTTGATGACGCATCACTAAGGACCTTGTTCTATGAGGTTATGTCGATAGTAAACTGCCGATCACTATCAGTCAGTGAGATcgacaacccagattctttagAGCCACTTACTCCAAACCACATCTTAACGGGGAAGATCACTTCACCatcccaccccccaccccccaccaccacccccccccctcctggaGAGTTTGTGAAGGAAGACCTCTATCTTCGCAAACGCTGGAGAAGAGTGCAGTACCTTCTGGAACAGTTTTGGTCAAGGTGGAAACGAGAATACCTAGCACAGACCACCTTGCGTCAGAAGTGGCATGGAATTCGTCGGAACATACAGGAAGATGACATTGTTCTAGTGAAGGACGTAGATTTGCCGCGCAACCAATGGCCTCTTGGCAGGGTCATTGAAGCCAATCCAGATGAAGACGGCCTGGTGAGAAGAGTCAAGGTCAAGACACAGTCATCAGTATTAGAGAGAACAATTCATAAGTTGGTGTTACTCATAGAAAAGTAA